Genomic DNA from Flavobacterium sp. N502540:
ATTTAGTAGTCTGTGCTGGTGGTTTCTGCAAACACACTGCAATATTCTTTGATCATTTGTCTCACGGTGCGAAACTCCTGCATAATCTCTTCTTCGGTTCCTGTTGCTTTGGCAGGGTCCGGAAAATTATGATGTAATTTTAATGCGTTTGAAGGAAAGAAAGGACATTGCTCTTTAGCATGATCACAGACCGTAAGTACAACATCAAAAACAATGTTTTGATACTCGTCTATGTGATTTGAAGTATGTTTTGAAATATCAATTCCATCTTCTTTCATAATCGCAATAGCTCTTGGATTAACACCATGAGTTTCAATACCGGCGCTGTAAACTTGAGTCTTGTCGCTTAAAAAGTGGCGTAAATAACCTTCGGCGATCTGGCTTCGACAGCTATTTCCTGTACAAAGCACTACTATATTTTTTGTCATAGTTTTTAAACGAGTAACCAAATGATATTGATGATGCAAAATTTAGGCTCGAAGCCATAAATCAGCTACAGTACAATAACAGCTGTAGTGATTATAATTGGTTTTTTATATTTAAGAAAGAAAGTGCCCATCACTTAACAACAGCCTGAATTAGGTGAACAGGAGTTTGTTTTGTCCTTGTTTAATTCGATAAAGCCGGATGGTGATGGAATTCCACAAGCATCTTGTGCCAAACAGGCTGTGACTTTATTTTTCAATACAAAATGATTTCCATTAAACGCTAAATCATATCTCCCGATAGTTTCATTTTGATATTCAACTTCGATATTCAGATCTTCAATATTTAGTTTTTCTTCTGAAAGGTTAATGATGTGTAAAAGTTTGCCGGGTTTTAGTCGATGTTCAAAATCGTCCGCATTCCAAAGCTGAAAGTTGACACTTTTTTCCTGACGAATTACACCGCCGCAATCGATAAAATTCTTAGTGATCATTCCTATTTCGGTAACGTGAAAATGCTCCGGAACAAAAGTTCCGTTTTCCAATTGAAATGCTACGTTTTCAAGAGTAGGTAGTATTTTTTTAATGTCTGATAGTTTCATTTTTCTTTTTTTATAGTTATAATGCAATATTGCGATATAGTAAGATAAAAAAAGCCTTTAACAGCATTTTTGATTTTTTGTAACGGTAATAATACCAGAAAAGTAGGTGTTTAGAACATCAAATGTTTCTTCATTGATACAGTAACAGATGGCGTTTCCTTCAATGTTTCCCTTGATAAGTCCTGCATTTTTTAGTTCTTTCAGGTGTTGGGAAACTGTGGGCTGTGCCAGTGGCAATTCGTTTACAATATCCCCGCAAATACATTCGTTTACTTTTAGCAAATATTCAATAATAGCAATTCTGGCCGGATGTCCCAGTGCTTTGGCTATAGTGGCGATCTGATTTTGTTTGTCGGTAAAATGTTCTGTTTTAGAAGCTCCCATGTGATTTAAAATATAATATTGCAATATTACGATATTAATTTCAAAATCAAAGTATCTATTTTAGAATTTTTAAATAAGGTGAATTGAATTATTGATTCCGATGTTGGAACGCTAAAATGATGAAACACATAGAAACATAGCTTTGTATTCTTAAAAGAGGGTACAAAAGAGAAATTCATTTCTTTCGTCCCGATGCATCGGGACATTTTATTTGAAGTGAAACGTCTTGCTGTGCCTTTTAAACTATGTTTCTATGTGTTAAAATAATATTTTTAAGTTGAGAAAATCCCCTTTAAAAAGCTTCTTTTCTGTTATTCTTGAAATTCATCCAGCCCAAACCAATCAGTAACAGATTGAAAAACAATAATGGTAAAAAGGCTCTTATATAATTTGTTTGTGAGGAATCGGTAAAAGTTTCTACCTTAAACTTCGACCAGTTTTCCTTAACCACTGGAGCATTTTCAAATATTTTAGGATAAAAATACAACCTCATTTTCTCATGAAAATGCTTCGTTTCCTTTAAAAACAAAAGCTGGTTTCCTAAATCAGATTTGGCAATTTCATTCAGTTGAAGCTGGGCATGCAGAGTAGGAACGAATAAAGCAATAAACTGACTGGCTTTGTTGCGCTGTTCCAGTTTAGTTTGCAGTTCCTGAGATTGTTTTGCCGAATCGTCGTCGCCCGCCTGCTGCATGGCGTAATACCAAAGCCAGTTAAACTCGGTATCAGGCAAAGGATATCGCTTGAATTGGGGATAATGTCGGTAAAATTTATCCATTGTGATTTTCTTATCCATATCCCATTTTTCATGATAGGCATTACGTTGTTTTACAGTCAGCTCCAAAGCTTCCGGAATAGTATATTTATTCACAATATACGTATTGATTACGGCTGGCAGAACGATAATTAGAAATAACCAGATCGTTAGCAAAATAACCGCATTGAAATTGGAGTTTTTTTGAAGGGAAACGATAAAAAAGCTGGCTGCAAACCAAAACAAAATATACAAAACACCAAGTCCGTAAAAGGCGAGCAGTGAGGAGTCAAAAGGAATTCCCAGAATCAAAATGGCTAAAAGAAGTAAAAAGGAGAACAATGCAATCAGACTTATAATTCGGACATAAAACAGTTTCAGAATGTATAAAAAGGTATTTTCGCTTTGCACAGACACAATTTTCCAGGTGCCGCTTTCTTTTTCTTCCGAAACCAGATTGTACGAGAATGCTATAATCAAAAGAGGAAACAGATAAATTAATACAAAACTAAAATCGATATTTCCGGATAAAAGATTGTTCGGATTGTTGAGTTCCGAGTCGTATTTCTGACCTTCCAAACCCCGAATCGTGACGCTTTGAATCGACGGATTTACATCACGCTGACCAATTGCCAGAGGATTGAGAGGTAATGTTTTATTGATGAGAGAAAATTTGATGTAATAGAGCAGGAGCCCCATTTCGTCTTTGTGAAAAGCGGCATTTCGTGCAATATGCTCTTTTTGGTACAATGCAGCTTCCACAATATTGTTTTGCTGCTTTTGTTGAAACTGCTGCCCAATTAAAATACCGATGAATCCGATAAGCAGCAGGAATATTAATCCAATTTTGGTACCTTTTGACCGAATGAAATTTTTAAAAAGTAATGCTAACATATTAGAGGGCTTTAAGGTTTTTGGCTGCAATTCGCAGGAGAGCAAAAAGCAGGATTATCCAGAGAAAAATAGAGACTACAGAGAGGATTTCGGATTTTAAAATGGCCGGGATTTCTTTTGGCTCATAATGAAATTCTTCCAGATCAGCCCAGTGTTCTTTGCTGATGGATAAAGGCTTGTCATTTGGTCCCGGCTTTTTATTACTGATGTATTTGACCTGCAAAGCATTCATTTTTTGCGCCATAGTATAGCGGTAAATCTCAGCTTCTTTTTGAAAATCAATATACGAACCATAATCGGTGTTGGATAATCCCATCGACAGGTTTCGTATGGCGATATAGGGATTCAGGAACGAAACGGCCTTAGAAAAACTGTTCTGCTGATCGTAAACTTTTAGCAGCTCTTCTAAGTGTTCGTTATAAATTCGCGAACTGATTTTCTCTCCTTCCGTCATGATAAATCCCGAATAATTAAAAGGCAGTTTTTGTATCGAATCTACTTTGTAGGCACGTAGTAGGGAATCTTTTATGGCCTTGTAATGTATGTCGTTCGGGTTGTGGCTGTCACCTTGTTTCAGAATGTCCTTTTCGATAGCACTGTTGAACTGTATTTTGGAAGGAGCTTCATAAAGATAAGCGCCAATTGCCTGAGTAGTTCTGGGTAAAATAATAGTAAGAACCAGCCAGATTCCGATTAAGGAAATCAATGCTTTTTTGGAAGTTTTACTCGCAGCAGAAACCAAAACTGCAATAACACAAAAGAACATCAGGTAAATAAAATGAAACAGAATGAATAATACCATTTTGATGGTTTCATCGCTTGAAATCGTAAAATCCTGCAACAGCAGCCAAAGCAATACAAGAACCATAATCGTAGGAACAAAAATGAGCAGAATGGCACTTGCAACCCCTAATATCTTACCTGTTAAGAGTTGTTTCCAACTGATTCCCTGACTTAAAATTAATTTTAACGTCCCGTTTTCTCTTTCGGCTGCGACAGCATTAAATCCTAAGAAAAAAATCAACAGGGGCAATAACAGCTGTAAAACCATAGCAATACTAATCTCTCCGAAACGAAGCATACTGTTAGAAAAGCCTGCTTCTGAGAAATTGGCGCTGTTTTGTTTGTGCGCTTCAAGAAAGATCGCATTTCCGAAAAATGGTTCCATCCCGAATTCAAAAACGCTCAGGGGTGTACTTTTTCTAAACGCAAAATTCCCGTAATGCGCCATTCTATGTGGGTTCTTATCCGGATTATTGAGCCAGTCTTCGCGTGATTCATGCTGGTATTTTTC
This window encodes:
- a CDS encoding arsenate reductase ArsC, encoding MTKNIVVLCTGNSCRSQIAEGYLRHFLSDKTQVYSAGIETHGVNPRAIAIMKEDGIDISKHTSNHIDEYQNIVFDVVLTVCDHAKEQCPFFPSNALKLHHNFPDPAKATGTEEEIMQEFRTVRQMIKEYCSVFAETTSTDY
- a CDS encoding ArsR/SmtB family transcription factor, which gives rise to MGASKTEHFTDKQNQIATIAKALGHPARIAIIEYLLKVNECICGDIVNELPLAQPTVSQHLKELKNAGLIKGNIEGNAICYCINEETFDVLNTYFSGIITVTKNQKCC
- a CDS encoding DUF3526 domain-containing protein, producing MLALLFKNFIRSKGTKIGLIFLLLIGFIGILIGQQFQQKQQNNIVEAALYQKEHIARNAAFHKDEMGLLLYYIKFSLINKTLPLNPLAIGQRDVNPSIQSVTIRGLEGQKYDSELNNPNNLLSGNIDFSFVLIYLFPLLIIAFSYNLVSEEKESGTWKIVSVQSENTFLYILKLFYVRIISLIALFSFLLLLAILILGIPFDSSLLAFYGLGVLYILFWFAASFFIVSLQKNSNFNAVILLTIWLFLIIVLPAVINTYIVNKYTIPEALELTVKQRNAYHEKWDMDKKITMDKFYRHYPQFKRYPLPDTEFNWLWYYAMQQAGDDDSAKQSQELQTKLEQRNKASQFIALFVPTLHAQLQLNEIAKSDLGNQLLFLKETKHFHEKMRLYFYPKIFENAPVVKENWSKFKVETFTDSSQTNYIRAFLPLLFFNLLLIGLGWMNFKNNRKEAF
- a CDS encoding ABC transporter permease, which produces MSLHKEILIARHLKKAVFKNTAVYIITIFIGILLLYAAFSGWENYSNQNQTSEKYQHESREDWLNNPDKNPHRMAHYGNFAFRKSTPLSVFEFGMEPFFGNAIFLEAHKQNSANFSEAGFSNSMLRFGEISIAMVLQLLLPLLIFFLGFNAVAAERENGTLKLILSQGISWKQLLTGKILGVASAILLIFVPTIMVLVLLWLLLQDFTISSDETIKMVLFILFHFIYLMFFCVIAVLVSAASKTSKKALISLIGIWLVLTIILPRTTQAIGAYLYEAPSKIQFNSAIEKDILKQGDSHNPNDIHYKAIKDSLLRAYKVDSIQKLPFNYSGFIMTEGEKISSRIYNEHLEELLKVYDQQNSFSKAVSFLNPYIAIRNLSMGLSNTDYGSYIDFQKEAEIYRYTMAQKMNALQVKYISNKKPGPNDKPLSISKEHWADLEEFHYEPKEIPAILKSEILSVVSIFLWIILLFALLRIAAKNLKAL
- a CDS encoding DUF6428 family protein, giving the protein MKLSDIKKILPTLENVAFQLENGTFVPEHFHVTEIGMITKNFIDCGGVIRQEKSVNFQLWNADDFEHRLKPGKLLHIINLSEEKLNIEDLNIEVEYQNETIGRYDLAFNGNHFVLKNKVTACLAQDACGIPSPSGFIELNKDKTNSCSPNSGCC